CGGTTTCGCCCGTGACCACGGTCAGCCCCGCGCCGAATTCGATTTCGGCAGCTTCGACCACGGCGAAATTGCGGACGGAGAGGTGGGTGAGCATGGGCGCGATTGTAAGTGCGAGATTGCCGCACTTGCATCACGATTGGTAATGGCCCGCGTTGCTTGTCCTCCCCCTTCGGGACGAAGGGGGATTGAGGGGGATGGCTTTTCGCAAGGCTGGCATCCCCCCGCCGCTGCGCGGCGACCCCCTTCGCAAGCGAAGGGGGTAGTTCCATGCGCTGTTTCGCAACCTCGAGTCCCGAGTCCCGACTTCAGTTGCATTTCCCGCCCCGCGCCCGTATTGATTGCATATGTCCGCGAGCCCCGATTCACCCCTCGATCCCCGCACCCGCCAGTTGCTGCGCGCGCTGATCGCGCAGTACCTGGAAGAGGGGCAGCCGGTCGGCTCGCGCACGCTGGCGCGCTCGGCAGGGCTGGACGTCAGTCCCGCCACGGTCCGCAACATCATGGCGGACCTGGAGGAGCTGGGCCTGATCGCTTCGCCGCACACCTCGGCCGGGCGCGTGCCCACCGTGCGCGGCCTGCGCCTGTTCGTGGACAGCCTGCTGGAATTGAAACCGTTGCCGCGCGACGCGGTGATGCACATCCGGCGCGAGTTGCCGCGCGACCTCGCCACGCCGCGCGAACTGCTGGGCAACGCCTCCAGCCTGCTTTCCGCGATGACGCATTTCGTGGGCTTGGTGACGGTGCCCGGAACGGGCGATGCACCGCTCAAGCAGATCGAGTTCGTGTCGCTGGACGCACGCCGGGTGCTGGCGATCCTGGTGTTCGCGGACGGACAGGTGCAGAACCGTGTGTTGAACCTGAGCCAGCGTTTCGACGCGCACGCGCTGGAACTGGCGGCCAATTACCTGAACCAGCACTACGCGGGCCTGCGGATCGAGGAGATCCGCGGCCGCGTATTGGCCGAGCTGCGCGCCGCGGGCAGCGAGTTGAATCGCCTGCTGGATACCGCGGTCGAAGTGGCGGCCGAAACTTTCGCGCCGGAGCCCGAACCCGACATGCTGGTTTCGGGCCAGACCAACCTGATGTCGGGTGACGAAGGCCAGCAGATGGAACGCTTGCGCGAGCTGTTCGAGGCGTTCCAGCGCAAGCGCGAATTGCTGGCCTTGATGGAAGGCTGCGCGCGTTCGCCCGGCGTGCGCCTGTTCATCGGCGAAGAGTCCGGGTTCGAGCCGCTGAAGGGCTACAGCCTGGTCAGCGCGCCCTACGGGGAAGAGGGCCACGTGCTGGGTGCGATCGGCGTGATCGGCCCGACCCGGATGGCCTACCATTCCGTGATCCCGGTGGTGCAGGCCACGGCCAAGCTGCTGACGGACGCCCTGCGTTCGCCGGAATGAGCACCGCGCGATTGCCCCGCTCGCTTGGCCGTGTTCTCTTGAATCGCGGCGTCCCGGCCGCATAGATTTGTCTGTTGCGTCCACGCTTCCGCTTTCGCCGGACGCGAATCTCACCGAGGAAACAGCATGACCAACCCGAAGGAATCGCCCGATTCGGCGCCGCACGACAACGCGCCTGCGGACGCGGGCAGTACCGATGAACTGGAAACCCTGAGCCGGCAACTGGCCGCGGCCGAAACCAGCCTCGCGGGCATGCGCGAGACGCTGCTGCGCGAACGCGCCGACCTCGACAACCAGCGCAAGCGCATGCAGCGCGACCTCGAGACCAGCCTCAAGTTCGCCAACGAAAAACTGCTGCGCGACCTGCTGCCCGTGTACGACGGCCTCGAAAGCGGGCTATCGGTCGAAACCGCCGACGTGGCGTCAATGCGCGAAGGACTGAGCCTGACCCTGAAATCGCTGCTCAAGATCGCCGAGAGCAATGGCCTGCAACAGATTGATCCCTTGGGGCAGCCGCTGGATCCCGAGCGCCACCACGCGGTCAGCATGGTGGAAGCGCCAGGCAGCGCCCCCGGCACGGTGGTCAGCGTGATGCAGAAGGGCTACGTGTTGAACGGCCGCCTGCTGCGGCCGGCGCTGGTCGCGGTCGCCAAGGAGCCGGATTGACCGGCGCAAAGGCTTGAGATAACGCCGCCAACCCCCAGTTTGTGTTCAAGATTCCACGGTCCCTCGACCGCAAAACATCCAGGAGCTGAAAATGAGCAAAATCATCGGTATCGACCTCGGCACGACCAACTCGTGCGTCGCGGTCATGGAAGGCACCAAGACGCGGGTGATCGAGAACTCCGAAGGCGATCGCACCACGCCTTCGATCGTCGCCTTCGCCAAGGACGGCGAGGTGCTGGTCGGCGCG
The genomic region above belongs to Rhodanobacteraceae bacterium and contains:
- a CDS encoding Heat-inducible transcription repressor HrcA; this encodes MSASPDSPLDPRTRQLLRALIAQYLEEGQPVGSRTLARSAGLDVSPATVRNIMADLEELGLIASPHTSAGRVPTVRGLRLFVDSLLELKPLPRDAVMHIRRELPRDLATPRELLGNASSLLSAMTHFVGLVTVPGTGDAPLKQIEFVSLDARRVLAILVFADGQVQNRVLNLSQRFDAHALELAANYLNQHYAGLRIEEIRGRVLAELRAAGSELNRLLDTAVEVAAETFAPEPEPDMLVSGQTNLMSGDEGQQMERLRELFEAFQRKRELLALMEGCARSPGVRLFIGEESGFEPLKGYSLVSAPYGEEGHVLGAIGVIGPTRMAYHSVIPVVQATAKLLTDALRSPE
- a CDS encoding Heat shock protein GrpE codes for the protein MTNPKESPDSAPHDNAPADAGSTDELETLSRQLAAAETSLAGMRETLLRERADLDNQRKRMQRDLETSLKFANEKLLRDLLPVYDGLESGLSVETADVASMREGLSLTLKSLLKIAESNGLQQIDPLGQPLDPERHHAVSMVEAPGSAPGTVVSVMQKGYVLNGRLLRPALVAVAKEPD